A stretch of Gemmatimonas aurantiaca T-27 DNA encodes these proteins:
- a CDS encoding sigma-70 family RNA polymerase sigma factor → MQAAAATRTSEARSKGFFRSAPSTAFDQYLHDIQKLPLITDAAEERRLARLAQKGDEAAAERLVTANLRFVISYVKKYQGHGLDLSELVAIGNEGLLKAVRKFDPDQGVKFISYAVWWVRQAVLKALAEQTRSVRIPLNQNSQLIRMARGEMILSQVLNREPTDAELSKLLEEPVEQVRNARQISSTEVSLDAPIDRQDREASTLGERFAGETHADIEDGTDFRLMREFIDRVFRKYLTPRERKILYLYYGLDEGAEAMTLERIGALMGVTRERIRQIRERAFEKLRESPDGRALSGFWGAA, encoded by the coding sequence ATGCAGGCAGCTGCCGCCACCAGGACTTCTGAAGCTCGTTCCAAAGGCTTCTTCCGTTCCGCTCCTTCCACGGCCTTCGACCAATACCTGCACGACATCCAGAAGCTGCCGCTCATCACTGACGCCGCGGAAGAGCGTCGACTGGCCCGTCTGGCCCAGAAAGGCGATGAGGCCGCGGCGGAACGTTTGGTGACGGCGAACCTGCGCTTCGTCATCTCGTATGTGAAGAAGTATCAGGGTCATGGACTCGACCTGTCGGAACTGGTCGCGATCGGCAACGAAGGGCTGCTCAAGGCGGTCCGGAAATTCGATCCGGATCAGGGTGTCAAGTTCATCTCCTATGCCGTGTGGTGGGTCCGGCAGGCCGTACTCAAGGCGCTGGCCGAACAGACCCGCAGCGTCCGAATCCCGCTCAATCAGAATTCGCAGCTCATTCGCATGGCCCGCGGCGAGATGATCCTCTCGCAAGTGCTCAATCGTGAGCCCACGGACGCCGAGTTGTCGAAGCTGCTCGAAGAGCCGGTCGAACAGGTCCGTAACGCACGGCAGATCTCCAGCACCGAAGTTTCGCTCGATGCCCCCATCGATCGACAGGATCGCGAAGCCTCCACACTTGGCGAACGGTTTGCCGGCGAAACCCATGCCGATATCGAGGACGGCACCGACTTCCGCCTCATGCGTGAGTTCATCGACCGCGTGTTCCGGAAGTACCTCACGCCGCGTGAACGCAAGATCCTCTATCTCTACTACGGCCTCGATGAAGGGGCGGAAGCCATGACCCTCGAGCGCATCGGGGCACTCATGGGCGTCACGCGTGAGCGCATCCGCCAGATTCGCGAGCGGGCCTTCGAAAAGCTGCGCGAATCGCCGGATGGTCGGGCACTCTCGGGATTCTGGGGCGCAGCCTGA
- a CDS encoding NAD(P)/FAD-dependent oxidoreductase, which translates to MPTHPLRDLTIIGGGPTGLFAQFYAGMRGASAQIVDALPELGGQLTALYPEKYIFDVAGYPKVLAKDLVKALTEQASQFHQDTGLPAHLGKRIVGLEEEDGHFVLETETDRFPTKAVVIAAGIGAFSPRRLPQAFAGEWYGRGVHALVSNPDAFRDRDVLIIGGGDSAFDWCAQLRERAKSVTLIHRSDRFRAHAATVQEVHAAAAVGDGRVNVFTFHELDAIHGGEHITGVTLKDVKTKATRAMPCDVILPMLGYVSDLGTLLDWGLNIEKDEILVTTQMETGRPGIYAAGDITTYPGKLKLIAAGFSEAAIAVNQAVHHIYPEKKVAPGHSSNLAIFGQKDD; encoded by the coding sequence ATGCCAACCCATCCCCTTCGCGACCTGACCATCATCGGCGGTGGCCCCACCGGCCTCTTCGCCCAATTCTACGCCGGCATGCGTGGTGCTTCCGCGCAGATCGTCGATGCACTGCCTGAACTGGGCGGCCAACTGACGGCCCTCTATCCGGAGAAGTACATCTTCGACGTGGCCGGATACCCGAAGGTGCTGGCCAAGGACCTGGTCAAAGCCCTGACCGAGCAAGCCTCACAGTTCCATCAGGACACGGGACTGCCGGCGCACCTCGGCAAGCGCATTGTGGGTCTCGAAGAGGAAGATGGGCATTTTGTGCTCGAGACGGAGACCGATCGGTTTCCCACGAAGGCCGTGGTGATCGCGGCGGGCATTGGCGCATTCAGTCCACGGCGACTGCCGCAGGCGTTTGCTGGTGAATGGTATGGGCGTGGTGTGCATGCGCTGGTGTCCAACCCCGATGCGTTCCGCGACCGAGATGTGCTGATCATCGGCGGCGGCGATTCCGCTTTCGATTGGTGTGCGCAGCTTCGCGAGCGCGCCAAGTCGGTGACACTCATTCACCGCAGCGATCGTTTCCGCGCACATGCCGCTACCGTGCAGGAAGTGCATGCGGCCGCTGCGGTGGGCGATGGTCGCGTGAATGTGTTCACGTTCCACGAGCTCGACGCCATTCATGGTGGAGAACACATCACCGGGGTCACCCTCAAGGATGTGAAGACCAAGGCCACTCGCGCGATGCCGTGCGACGTGATCCTGCCCATGCTGGGCTATGTCTCCGATCTGGGCACGCTGCTCGACTGGGGACTGAACATCGAGAAAGACGAGATTCTCGTCACGACCCAGATGGAGACCGGGCGACCGGGCATCTATGCCGCCGGCGATATCACGACCTATCCGGGCAAGCTCAAGCTCATTGCGGCCGGCTTCAGTGAGGCGGCGATCGCGGTGAATCAGGCCGTGCACCACATCTACCCGGAGAAGAAGGTGGCTCCGGGGCATTCGTCCAACCTGGCCATCTTCGGGCAGAAGGACGACTGA
- the aroB gene encoding 3-dehydroquinate synthase, translating to MALASNTVRSTPLDLPLDYPVFCETGVRLELSGIVRQVAPAHRVAIISDDTVAGAHAAAVRAQFDADRSALFTIPPGEQEKTRARWASLTDALVAWGAGRDTTIVALGGGVVCDLAGFVAATYMRGLPVVQVPTTLLAMVDASVGGKTAVDTPDGKNLVGAFHNPAAVVIDPGVLHSLPPAILRSGLAEMLKHGVIADAAYYERMLQALPALRTHGAAAPEFGAQITALIADSVRIKARVVAEDVREGGLRQVLNFGHTIAHAVEKLLNYDMLHGDAVAMGMVAEARLAEQLGLASPGLSDAVEDGVLRAGLPARLPSGVSVASVVAETHGDKKARAGAARYALPRAIGQMEPAGGRWALPVEDALVADVLAALTT from the coding sequence ATGGCTTTGGCGTCGAACACCGTGCGCAGTACGCCTCTCGATCTGCCACTCGACTATCCGGTTTTTTGCGAGACCGGTGTGCGGCTGGAGCTGTCGGGCATCGTGCGTCAGGTCGCGCCGGCTCATCGAGTGGCCATCATTTCCGATGACACGGTGGCCGGTGCGCACGCGGCCGCCGTACGCGCGCAGTTCGACGCCGATCGCAGTGCGTTGTTCACCATTCCCCCCGGCGAACAGGAAAAGACGCGTGCCCGTTGGGCGTCTCTCACGGATGCCCTCGTGGCCTGGGGCGCCGGACGTGACACCACCATCGTTGCCCTGGGCGGCGGCGTGGTGTGCGACCTCGCCGGCTTTGTCGCAGCCACCTACATGCGGGGCCTGCCGGTGGTGCAGGTGCCCACCACCCTGCTCGCCATGGTGGATGCGTCGGTAGGTGGCAAAACAGCCGTGGACACACCCGACGGCAAGAATCTGGTTGGCGCCTTTCACAATCCGGCGGCGGTGGTGATCGACCCGGGTGTGCTGCACTCTCTGCCTCCGGCCATCCTGCGGTCCGGTCTCGCGGAAATGCTGAAGCACGGCGTGATTGCCGATGCCGCCTATTACGAACGCATGCTGCAGGCACTTCCCGCGTTGCGCACCCATGGTGCGGCAGCGCCGGAGTTCGGCGCGCAGATCACGGCCCTGATCGCCGACAGCGTGCGCATCAAGGCCCGCGTGGTCGCCGAAGATGTGCGCGAAGGGGGACTTCGCCAGGTGCTCAATTTTGGGCACACCATCGCCCATGCCGTCGAAAAGCTGCTGAACTACGACATGCTGCATGGCGATGCGGTGGCGATGGGCATGGTGGCCGAAGCCCGTCTGGCCGAGCAACTGGGGCTGGCATCGCCCGGGTTGTCCGATGCCGTGGAGGACGGTGTGCTGCGGGCCGGTCTTCCGGCGCGCCTTCCATCAGGGGTCAGCGTCGCATCCGTGGTGGCAGAGACACACGGCGACAAAAAGGCTCGGGCCGGTGCCGCCCGGTACGCCCTCCCGCGGGCCATCGGGCAGATGGAGCCGGCGGGTGGTCGATGGGCCCTACCGGTCGAAGACGCGCTCGTGGCGGACGTGCTGGCCGCGCTCACCACCTGA
- a CDS encoding FAD-linked oxidase C-terminal domain-containing protein, protein MRDALAAIVGPQWVKERRQELAVFDADGLPGYRATPSLAVLPGTKDELIAVVGELARTATPFVPRGAGTGLSGGALADNVVLVGLNRLTRIIEVDPVNRIARVEPGVVNAKLSRAAARYGLHYAPDPSSQTVCTIGGNVAENAGGPHCLKYGVTLNHIVECEVVLPDGSVTRLGSAFGEPDGYDLLGTFIGSEGCFGVATEITVRLVPLPDAVHTLLADFPSVDAAARAVSRIVATGIVPAALEMMDNATIQAVEASVYAAGYPTDAAAILLCEVDGIPDGLDEDVAIIRDACLECGARGVLVATAPADRMRLWQGRKKAFGAMGRIAPALVVQDAVVPRTRLPEVLARINDIGTRHNVRVCNVFHAGDGNLHPNIPYNAADADESARVHAAMSAIMQTCIDVGGTITGEHGVGLDKLPYMETLFDADSLDAMCRVRSVFDPDRRANPGKVVPVHACREWHATPAVRR, encoded by the coding sequence ATGCGCGATGCACTCGCCGCGATCGTCGGCCCACAGTGGGTGAAGGAACGCCGCCAGGAGTTGGCGGTCTTTGATGCTGATGGCTTGCCTGGCTACCGCGCCACGCCATCGCTGGCTGTCCTGCCCGGCACAAAAGACGAACTGATTGCCGTCGTCGGTGAGTTGGCCCGCACGGCCACCCCCTTTGTCCCACGTGGTGCCGGCACCGGTCTCTCGGGAGGCGCACTGGCCGACAACGTGGTGCTCGTCGGCCTCAACCGTCTCACCCGGATCATCGAAGTCGATCCGGTCAATCGCATCGCTCGCGTGGAACCCGGTGTCGTGAACGCCAAGCTGTCCCGCGCCGCCGCGCGTTACGGTTTGCACTACGCGCCAGATCCCTCGAGTCAGACCGTGTGCACCATCGGCGGCAACGTCGCCGAAAATGCTGGTGGCCCACACTGCCTCAAGTACGGCGTCACACTCAATCACATCGTCGAGTGTGAGGTGGTGCTGCCCGATGGCTCTGTCACCCGACTCGGCAGCGCCTTCGGCGAACCCGATGGTTACGACCTGCTCGGCACCTTCATCGGCAGCGAAGGATGTTTTGGTGTGGCCACCGAGATCACCGTACGCCTCGTGCCGCTGCCCGACGCCGTACACACGCTCCTGGCGGACTTCCCCTCCGTTGATGCAGCGGCACGTGCCGTGTCGCGCATTGTGGCCACTGGCATCGTGCCGGCCGCACTCGAGATGATGGACAACGCCACCATCCAGGCGGTGGAAGCCAGTGTGTACGCTGCGGGCTATCCCACCGATGCCGCCGCGATCCTGCTGTGTGAAGTGGACGGTATCCCCGACGGATTGGATGAAGATGTGGCGATCATCCGCGATGCATGCCTCGAGTGTGGCGCGCGCGGGGTGCTCGTTGCCACCGCACCCGCCGATCGCATGCGGTTGTGGCAGGGTCGCAAGAAAGCCTTTGGCGCCATGGGCCGCATCGCGCCAGCGCTGGTGGTGCAGGATGCCGTGGTGCCACGCACACGACTTCCCGAAGTCCTCGCGCGTATCAACGACATCGGCACGCGGCACAACGTACGGGTGTGCAATGTCTTTCATGCGGGCGACGGAAACCTGCACCCGAACATTCCGTACAACGCCGCCGACGCCGACGAGAGCGCGCGGGTGCACGCGGCGATGTCGGCCATCATGCAGACCTGCATCGATGTGGGGGGCACCATTACCGGCGAACATGGCGTCGGCCTCGACAAGCTGCCGTACATGGAGACGCTCTTCGACGCTGATTCGCTCGATGCCATGTGTCGGGTGCGCTCGGTGTTCGACCCCGACCGCCGAGCCAATCCCGGCAAAGTCGTTCCGGTCCACGCCTGTCGCGAATGGCACGCCACCCCGGCGGTACGTCGATGA
- a CDS encoding cob(I)yrinic acid a,c-diamide adenosyltransferase, translating to MKIYTRTGDTGGTALFGGGRVGKDHPRVEAYGDVDELNASLGMARCIEVMPRIDEVLVPIQRDLFAIGALLATPDHDKMRDHLAKARIDEERIAELERAIDQCDQELEPLRSFIIPGGTPKAAALHVARTVCRRAERRVVHLAQEIELPALVITYLNRLSDLLFTLARVANLRAGAGEVTW from the coding sequence ATGAAGATCTACACGCGCACCGGAGACACGGGCGGCACCGCGTTGTTCGGCGGAGGACGGGTCGGGAAAGACCATCCGCGCGTCGAAGCCTATGGCGATGTCGACGAGCTGAATGCCTCGCTGGGGATGGCCCGTTGTATCGAAGTGATGCCTCGAATCGACGAGGTGCTGGTTCCCATCCAGCGCGACCTCTTCGCGATCGGTGCACTACTGGCCACACCCGATCACGACAAGATGCGCGACCACCTCGCGAAGGCCCGGATCGACGAGGAGCGCATCGCGGAACTCGAGCGGGCGATCGACCAGTGCGATCAGGAGCTCGAGCCCCTGCGCAGCTTCATCATTCCCGGTGGCACCCCCAAGGCGGCCGCGCTGCATGTCGCTCGCACGGTGTGCCGCCGCGCCGAACGCCGCGTGGTGCATCTCGCGCAGGAGATTGAGTTGCCGGCGTTGGTGATCACCTACCTCAATCGCCTGTCCGATCTGCTCTTCACGCTGGCCCGAGTGGCCAATCTGCGTGCCGGTGCGGGTGAGGTGACCTGGTAG
- a CDS encoding glycosyltransferase, giving the protein MSVVLATREPTPKILARLADLLASDYPKDRLEIIVVLDGAHGDRLEELQQTLGETAHVRTPSTPGKAAALNTGVEAARFDLLLFVDTAQTFAPDVIGKLVRRLSNPVWGAATATLAPNSGDPLMDRYWQRELNIRLGQMQDHSVICVTGCAYLMQRRFWSPMPAGLICDDLWSTYSVVVGGARVALVPEAQVVDPRRFTREQEFSRRLRTTTGMLQFIRWFPAVLRPAKNPMFWHFTLHKLIRPATPILLALAAICVLAAVALYDLRAGLILLLLGAVLSLLPWLMSRVAPPPIARPSATILFAQRLLLMPLSAIGRALRSDWDIWRPHN; this is encoded by the coding sequence GTGAGTGTCGTGCTCGCCACCCGTGAGCCGACCCCCAAGATCCTCGCGCGGCTTGCTGACCTCCTGGCTTCGGACTACCCGAAAGATCGCCTGGAAATAATTGTCGTACTCGACGGAGCACATGGAGATCGACTCGAGGAATTGCAGCAGACTCTCGGAGAGACTGCGCACGTGCGCACCCCCTCCACGCCAGGTAAGGCGGCGGCACTCAACACTGGTGTTGAAGCTGCACGCTTCGACCTGCTGCTCTTTGTCGACACCGCTCAGACGTTCGCTCCCGACGTGATTGGCAAGTTGGTGCGGCGGCTATCGAACCCGGTGTGGGGGGCGGCCACCGCAACGCTCGCTCCGAACAGTGGCGACCCCTTGATGGATCGCTACTGGCAGCGAGAGCTGAATATCCGACTCGGCCAGATGCAGGACCACAGCGTCATCTGTGTCACTGGGTGTGCGTATCTGATGCAACGTCGCTTTTGGTCGCCGATGCCTGCTGGACTCATATGCGACGACCTCTGGAGTACGTACTCGGTGGTCGTTGGTGGAGCACGTGTAGCGCTGGTGCCCGAAGCTCAGGTAGTCGACCCGCGTCGATTCACGCGAGAGCAGGAGTTCTCCAGGCGCCTGCGAACAACCACCGGAATGCTACAGTTCATCCGTTGGTTTCCAGCAGTGCTACGCCCCGCGAAGAACCCCATGTTCTGGCACTTCACACTGCACAAGCTGATCCGACCGGCGACACCGATTCTTCTCGCCTTGGCAGCGATCTGCGTTCTTGCAGCCGTGGCACTGTATGACCTGCGCGCTGGTCTGATTCTGCTTCTACTGGGCGCAGTCCTATCCTTGCTGCCGTGGTTGATGTCCCGCGTTGCCCCTCCGCCTATCGCACGGCCGTCAGCCACCATCCTCTTTGCACAACGTCTGCTCCTGATGCCCTTGAGTGCGATAGGGCGCGCCCTGCGCTCCGATTGGGATATCTGGCGGCCGCACAACTAG
- a CDS encoding response regulator codes for MPRVLIVDDEPGIRFALKRWFERQHWTVEEAADGAQALELLRASNDEGESRLDVVVCDLHLPQMAGDEIVREIGETRPELAARVILTTGDAVHDATPGSVLAQHKHVLQKPFDLGTLREVVHLIHPIN; via the coding sequence GTGCCGCGCGTGTTGATCGTTGACGACGAACCAGGAATCCGGTTCGCCCTGAAGCGATGGTTTGAACGCCAACATTGGACGGTCGAAGAAGCGGCCGACGGTGCCCAGGCGCTCGAATTGCTGCGCGCGAGCAATGATGAAGGGGAGTCCCGCCTCGATGTCGTCGTATGCGACCTGCACCTCCCGCAGATGGCCGGCGATGAAATTGTCCGGGAAATCGGAGAGACCCGTCCCGAACTCGCCGCCCGCGTGATCCTGACCACGGGCGATGCGGTGCACGATGCGACACCAGGCAGTGTGCTGGCGCAGCACAAACACGTGCTTCAGAAACCGTTCGATCTGGGCACCCTGCGCGAAGTGGTCCACCTGATCCATCCAATCAATTGA
- a CDS encoding FAD-binding protein: protein MTARVNEAASADRAPTSVDALATVIREHHDAHRPVRLVGNGTWLQGGGPFVDATPLSLHALSGVVEYTPGDLVITVRAGTTVHELAAITAEHGQMLASAPYGSPESTIGAMIATAAPAPLALDDLQVRDLVLGLTVVTGTGAITRAGGRVVKNVAGFDLVRLHTGAWGTLGAIAEVSLRLHAIPHRDLVIGGRLSAELGDAIPPLVANRAPIPMQVMLVPGEAPQLLARVSGNSARVDSLRERLMRLGARDLVELSGTQVDALRVTAPDAMVLRLRTALSDAVPFVRAVRDAFPTATLVYSPLRGSLRVVLPRWDAQQAFDVDLTEAADQSDAVMGTVTRALGTVARLATTFGASHPIAIAIDQGRRQHPTRTPLEVGIKRALDPTDICNRLDAVAPAPAPLPV, encoded by the coding sequence ATGACGGCGCGCGTGAACGAAGCCGCAAGCGCGGACCGTGCGCCCACGTCGGTGGACGCACTGGCCACCGTCATACGCGAACACCACGACGCGCATCGTCCGGTGCGACTGGTGGGCAACGGGACCTGGTTGCAAGGTGGCGGACCCTTTGTCGACGCCACGCCCTTGTCGCTTCATGCCCTGTCCGGTGTGGTGGAGTACACACCGGGTGATCTGGTGATCACGGTGCGCGCCGGCACCACTGTGCATGAATTGGCGGCCATCACCGCCGAACACGGGCAAATGCTGGCCTCGGCGCCGTATGGATCACCCGAGTCCACCATCGGTGCAATGATTGCCACAGCGGCGCCTGCGCCGCTGGCACTCGACGACCTCCAGGTACGTGACCTGGTGCTTGGACTCACCGTAGTCACAGGCACGGGGGCCATCACGCGCGCGGGCGGACGCGTGGTGAAAAACGTGGCGGGCTTCGACCTGGTGCGCCTGCACACCGGCGCCTGGGGCACGCTGGGCGCCATCGCCGAAGTCAGTCTGCGCCTGCATGCCATCCCACATCGGGATCTGGTGATCGGTGGTCGCTTGTCGGCGGAACTGGGTGATGCCATCCCGCCACTCGTCGCCAACCGCGCGCCGATTCCCATGCAGGTGATGCTGGTGCCGGGTGAAGCGCCGCAACTGCTGGCTCGCGTGAGCGGCAATAGCGCCCGCGTGGATTCGCTGCGGGAGCGTCTGATGCGCCTGGGTGCACGGGATCTGGTGGAGCTCTCCGGCACACAAGTCGACGCGCTACGCGTCACCGCCCCTGACGCCATGGTGTTGCGGTTGCGCACCGCACTGTCGGATGCCGTGCCGTTTGTGCGCGCCGTGCGCGATGCGTTCCCCACGGCCACACTCGTCTACTCACCGTTGCGCGGTTCGCTGCGGGTGGTGCTGCCGCGATGGGATGCGCAACAGGCATTCGACGTCGACCTCACGGAGGCAGCCGACCAATCCGATGCGGTCATGGGCACGGTGACTCGTGCGCTCGGCACCGTCGCGCGCCTGGCCACGACGTTTGGTGCGTCGCATCCCATTGCCATCGCCATCGATCAGGGACGTCGACAGCACCCGACCCGTACGCCGCTCGAAGTAGGCATCAAGCGCGCGCTCGACCCAACCGATATCTGCAATCGCCTCGATGCCGTGGCCCCCGCACCCGCACCATTGCCGGTGTGA
- a CDS encoding YgfZ/GcvT domain-containing protein, with amino-acid sequence MSTTHDQPSPSATTDGVTEAPALPPVPLTAEEHHGYEALRQGVTWFAWPWRWTRIQGPKAADALNGLVTNDVTLLAVNASQYAAALTPKGKMVADMTIVRADEDTFLVGVDAGAVEGWLGLARKYINPRLARTTDESALWNTWAIYGRNIATALQSLGIGENGAARIGDADIRVVPGPTLAGMSGVWLIVPTDHAEHVRERIVAICGPESGAAVAELARIEGGRPSMFMDMDENTIPQEANLDTLDAISFTKGCYTGQETVARVHFRGHVNRHLRAVSSPVPLTRGTSLVDDAGKVVGEVRSSAISPRLGPIAIALVRREIGPGTTIHARALPPKDTGASADAVLIPATVNTLPFPD; translated from the coding sequence ATGTCGACGACTCATGATCAGCCGTCGCCGTCGGCAACCACCGACGGTGTGACGGAAGCTCCGGCCCTGCCTCCGGTACCACTCACGGCCGAAGAGCATCACGGCTACGAGGCGCTGCGCCAGGGCGTCACCTGGTTTGCATGGCCATGGCGATGGACGCGTATTCAGGGCCCCAAGGCCGCCGATGCGCTCAACGGGCTGGTCACCAATGATGTGACCCTGCTCGCCGTGAACGCGAGTCAGTATGCCGCCGCGCTCACGCCAAAGGGAAAAATGGTGGCCGACATGACCATCGTGCGCGCCGACGAAGACACATTCCTCGTTGGTGTGGATGCCGGTGCCGTGGAAGGCTGGCTGGGTCTCGCGCGCAAGTACATCAATCCGCGTCTCGCCCGTACCACCGACGAAAGCGCGTTGTGGAACACCTGGGCCATTTATGGTCGCAATATCGCCACCGCATTGCAGTCACTGGGCATCGGTGAGAACGGTGCGGCGCGTATCGGTGACGCAGATATTCGCGTCGTGCCCGGTCCCACATTGGCGGGCATGAGCGGCGTATGGCTGATCGTGCCAACCGACCACGCCGAACATGTGCGTGAGCGGATCGTGGCCATCTGTGGGCCAGAGTCTGGCGCGGCGGTGGCGGAATTGGCGCGCATCGAGGGCGGGCGTCCGTCCATGTTCATGGACATGGACGAAAACACGATTCCACAGGAAGCCAATCTCGACACGTTGGACGCCATTTCCTTCACCAAGGGGTGTTACACAGGCCAGGAAACCGTGGCCCGCGTACACTTCCGGGGGCATGTGAATCGGCACCTGCGCGCGGTGTCGTCTCCCGTACCGCTTACGCGCGGCACGTCGCTGGTGGACGACGCCGGCAAGGTGGTGGGCGAAGTACGCAGCAGCGCGATTTCTCCCCGACTCGGCCCAATCGCGATTGCCTTGGTGCGACGGGAGATTGGTCCCGGCACGACCATCCATGCTCGCGCACTCCCTCCTAAGGACACGGGCGCATCGGCTGACGCCGTCCTGATACCGGCAACGGTGAACACGCTGCCTTTTCCGGACTGA
- a CDS encoding heterodisulfide reductase-related iron-sulfur binding cluster, which translates to MSATTSSRDLAHAATTPCALPGTPLAQAAAGLDACVHCGFCLQACPTYVNLEDENDSPRGRIVLMRRMLEGDIALDDPAARHIDRCLGCRACETACPSGVPYGELLEATRATMAPTRGIPFIARPILFVFRHHLLLRAALIGARVFRATGLPRLLAKVLPPRLAFPMAMLASTAPSSVVQRARHDGGASPTLPAPQATPSPVSGRTTMLEGCVMSGLFSHVNQATADALSHNGYALCEAPGQRCCGALHAHAGDMDGAKALARLNVAAFEASGADTIVVNAAGCGAMLKQYAHLLHDEPEWAARAQRISERTRDVSEALAAVGPARGALTGGLRVTHDPPCHQMHAQRVVNQPLTVLSVIDGLDVVPLEDADQCCGSAGIYNLVEPGTSDAVLAPKLARIAETRATVLASGNPGCMMQMGAGLLLSGSETTVVHPVELLAASYAATSASTSRTTPS; encoded by the coding sequence ATGAGCGCTACGACCAGCTCTCGCGATCTCGCCCACGCTGCAACGACGCCCTGCGCATTGCCCGGCACCCCGCTGGCACAGGCTGCAGCAGGTCTCGATGCGTGTGTGCACTGCGGATTCTGTCTGCAGGCCTGCCCGACATACGTCAATCTCGAAGACGAAAACGACTCGCCACGCGGACGCATCGTACTCATGCGGCGCATGCTGGAAGGAGACATCGCTCTCGATGATCCGGCCGCGCGTCACATCGATCGCTGTCTCGGCTGTCGTGCCTGCGAAACGGCCTGCCCGTCGGGTGTACCGTACGGCGAGTTGCTGGAAGCCACGCGCGCCACCATGGCCCCAACACGTGGCATTCCGTTCATCGCAAGACCCATTCTTTTTGTATTCCGGCACCACCTGCTGCTGCGTGCCGCGTTGATCGGTGCCAGGGTGTTTCGTGCCACGGGATTGCCACGTCTGTTGGCCAAGGTGCTGCCGCCCCGCCTCGCGTTTCCCATGGCCATGCTCGCGTCCACCGCGCCGTCATCGGTGGTGCAGCGAGCGCGCCATGATGGTGGCGCCTCGCCGACACTCCCTGCCCCACAGGCCACTCCGTCGCCCGTGAGCGGACGCACCACGATGCTGGAAGGCTGCGTGATGTCGGGCCTGTTCTCGCACGTGAATCAGGCCACGGCGGATGCACTGTCCCACAACGGATACGCCCTCTGCGAAGCGCCGGGACAACGCTGCTGTGGCGCACTGCATGCGCACGCCGGTGACATGGACGGCGCCAAGGCACTGGCCCGGCTGAATGTCGCGGCGTTCGAAGCCTCCGGCGCCGACACCATCGTGGTCAACGCGGCGGGGTGTGGCGCGATGCTCAAGCAATACGCGCACCTGCTGCACGACGAGCCGGAGTGGGCTGCGCGTGCGCAGCGCATCAGCGAACGCACACGCGATGTCAGTGAGGCACTGGCGGCGGTAGGACCGGCACGCGGTGCGCTGACTGGAGGCCTGCGCGTCACGCACGACCCGCCGTGCCATCAGATGCACGCGCAGCGTGTGGTCAACCAACCGCTCACGGTGCTCAGTGTCATTGACGGACTCGACGTGGTGCCGCTCGAGGACGCCGACCAGTGCTGCGGCTCGGCCGGCATCTACAACCTGGTGGAACCCGGCACATCGGACGCCGTACTGGCGCCCAAGCTGGCGCGCATTGCGGAAACTCGTGCGACCGTGCTGGCATCAGGCAACCCCGGTTGCATGATGCAGATGGGAGCAGGCCTGTTGCTGAGCGGCAGTGAGACAACCGTTGTGCATCCGGTGGAGCTGCTCGCTGCGTCATACGCCGCGACGTCCGCATCCACATCGCGCACCACGCCCTCCTGA